Part of the Lolium rigidum isolate FL_2022 chromosome 6, APGP_CSIRO_Lrig_0.1, whole genome shotgun sequence genome, CAGGATTGGTAGTTCATACGGCTGTAAAAGCTGCAGATGCAGTACTCTCAACCTGCCCATCAATTTATGAGAAGAGGTGTTTGCTACAGCTCCTTGCAGCGGTTGATTTTGCAGATGGTGGCTCTTCATCAGCTTACTTTAGCCGAAGTTATTGGAAAATTAATCTAGCTGAACCTTCCTTATGCAAAGATGGTGATATCTACAAGTGGAGCGATTCCATGGATGATGCTTCTCTCATGGCAGCATTAGAAAAGGATGGCAGATGGGAGGAAGCTCGCACTTGGGCAAGACAACTTGAATCAGGTGACACAGCTCGGGAATCTACATTTGATCATGTGACAGAATCACAGGTATTTGGCTTGTATCCTTTATTTCCTATATGACTCATAATTTCTGCTTCAACTATGGCTTGCGGTTTATTGCTGACATCCATCTGTCAAATGTTTCAGGCAGAAGCTATGGTTGCCGAATGGAAAGAGTTTCTCTGGGATATTCCACAAGAACGTGCAGCTTTGTGGGGCCACTGTCAGACACTTTTCATGAGATATTCTTTGCCTCCTTTACAGGTATTGAGAGTGCATTGAGACATTATATTCGTGATCACTAATCTGACTTATTCAAGTATATGTGCAGGCTGGGTTATTTTTTCTTAAGCATGCTGAAGAATTAGGAAAAGAGATACCAGCACAAGAGCTTCATGAAATACTCCTGTTATCTTTACAATGGCTTAGTGGAACTATTACCAAATCTTCTCCGTAAGCTCCCTTGATCTATATCGGTGTTACGTTCAGTCCCATCTTCTCATTACAAATATATACCTTTTTTGCAGGGTATATCCTCTCCATCTTCTGAGGGAAATTGAGACTAGGGTTTGGCTCCTGGCTGTTGAGTCAGAGATTCACTTGAAGGCTGATGGTGAATGCACACCTTCTGCTGTTACTCAAAATCTAGCTATTGGAAATACTACCAGTATCATAGAACAGACTGCTGATGTTATCACAAAAATAGACAACAGTATGAGTTTGCCTAGCATGAGAGCTGCAGAAAGAAATGGCATGATGGATAATAACCTATCAGGCCATCAACATTTGCAACTCTTTGAATACAACAGTGAAGCAACAACAACAAATAACACAAGAGCAAAGCGAAGAGGAAAAACAAATCTACCACTTAGACGAGGTGTCAATGGCAATTCtggaagtagcacaagtgatTCTGGTGACAATTCTAAATTTTTTCACCATTCTAAGATTGACGAACAAGCAAGAAATTTACTATCTGAAGAGGAATTCGCAAAGATGGAAGCGTCTTTGTCTGGTTGGGAGCAACATGTCAGGCCTGCAGATATGGAGAAGGCTGTTCTCTCCTTATTAGAATTTGGACAAATAACTGCTGCTAAGCAGCTCCAACAAAAGCTATCTCCATCATATGTCCCTGAAGAACTTGTTCTCGTTGATGTTGCACTAAGAGTTGCAGATAATGGCAGTAATGGAGATATCAGTTTATTATGCTTTGACACGGAAGCCCTTTCAATACTTCAATCACTCGAAATAGCAAGTAGAAGTAATATGATTGATCCATCTCAGGTCTGGTTATTTTGTTCCCttcattttcctttttattgAATAACAGTGACCACCAAATGTCAACACTGATTATTTAGATCAATTAAACATAAATTATAAATTTTGGAATTACGGTTTACATTTGCTCAGGTGTTCTGTCCGGTATACGAGTTCTAGGTTGGAGATTCAATTTAGTTTTCACATGTCTCATGGTATTCTAGAATAGAATGAATACCCCTGACATGAGCATGTAAAGGGTGGAACTTCAATTTATTTTTGGCATGTTTTATGGTAATCGACGTAGAATGATTACTCCTGACATGATATGAAAAATTTACATAGCATTCTAGTTGCTGACAGTATGCTGGGAACAAACAATCTTCATGTTGAGAATATGCACAAAAGTCACAAACATGTATTGCAAACTGGCAGCCATGTCGTGAACTTTGTTCAGATTAAATAAACAGCATAGTTGTTTGGTACATCGAAGTAGTTTTCATTTCTTTTGAAACATATTGATCTAGTAAATGTTAGACGGCTATTTTCGAGATagggtttcatttcattgaaaagatagggtTTAGTTTAATAGTTTTACAAGCCTCCTAGGAAATGGGTTGCAGCATGATAATGAGGATCATAGTGAACATCCCAGGTTGTCAGCAGTGCTGTCCCGAGACCAAGGACGCTGGCTTGGCCCCATAATGCCGCTTCCTCCTTAATTCTGGCCATCTGGTCGCTGGCTGAGGGTTGTGCTCCTTCAAAGTGGTTATTACTAGATTCTGGTTATAACTAGTCCAATATCGCACAAAACATTTTCTTTACGACTTTGAGCAAGTTGGCCTGAATAATTCTTGTGAATAGGAAGTTCATAATCTAGGTGTGGAATCCGAAACTATGCAGTTATTGTGAGATTAGGATCTGGGGGATAGTAGCTATTGCTTTTGTCAATGGTTGTGATGTTAGATTTACTATTATTGTATGATGAACTTTGTTGGTAAATGTTGACTAGTAAACAGTCCATAAAAAAAATCGGCTAGAAAAAAACAGTCCATCAATCAGATTATTATTTTCATGTCAGGCTATGGAGAAATTAGCCATGAAATGTGGTGAAGGCCGTGGGCGAGCTCTTATTAGGAGAATAATAGCAGTCGTGCAGACTGCAAAAATACTGGGACTATCATTTTCTGAAGCATTTGAGAAACAGCCAATTGAACTTCTGCAGTTGCTTTCCCTGAAAGCTCAGGACTCTTTTAATGAAGCTAAATTTCTTGTGGAGACACACATCATGCCTGCATCTAGCATTGCAAGAATTCTTGCTGATTCCTTTTTAAAGGTATGTCCGCTGCACCATCATTTATTAGTGCACTTTGTAATTGGGAGGAAAACACTCATATATTATGTTACATATcttgactgatacgtccaataacTGTAGGGGCTTTTGGCTGCACATCGTGGAGGCTATCTGGACTCCCAGAAGGAAGAAGGCCCAGCACCACTATTATGGAGATCAAGTGACTTCTTGAAGTGGGCAAAACTATGCCCATCTGAACCAGAAATTGGCCATGCTTTAATGCGTTTGGTGATGACTGGGCATGAAGTACCACATGCTTGTGAGGTTGTGTTACCTTTTGGTTCTTTTATTCTGGTTTCAGTTTCTTAATATGTTCAATGTTTGCAAGTATTCCTTTCCATACACCGGACTTGCATGGCTGAAACTGGCTTTAACTGGCTTAGAGAGATGCTTAAGAACAATATAGGATCATCACCAAACCTGATGTAAGGTAGGGATTAGTGGAGTGGTATGAGAGCTACACTGGGGATGGCGAAGCTAGAGGTGCACACCGAAGTCCCTCATGGCTCACCTGTCTCCAACATAAATCTTGGGAGTTAGGATAGTCTTCAGTGGTGTTGCCAAACAAGACCAACTGTGGGAGGAGGATGATGTGGCTATGGTGGGTGAATTTGGACGATGACAGTGAGCTGGAGGGGATGTGGTTTGGCAGTGGGATGTTAGGTACTAACACCTGGCAGATGTGCTGGGAGGTTATTGAGGATGACAGTTTGGAAATTGCAGGCAGCCATGCCGGTGAGTGATGCTGGTGCCTGCAACTCTGATGGGGGTGGGCGCTAGATGGTGGTGTTTGTGTTGATGTGGAGGAGATTAAGCTGGAAGACTGGATATTGCCGTCTTATGGTGTTCCTCTATCCTGCTGTTTTTAAATATTGGAAGTTAATGAATGATAAGAGATGACGAGGTTTAGGTGGTCAAGGCCTTGAACGCCAGGTGTTAGAAAACTGCAATCGTTCGATCTTGGTTTGTTGGTCGGTAGCTGGTGGTTTTATAAGCCCTGGCTGTATCcattctgtcttgattgggctaaTATAGAGTGAAACGAAGAACCAAGTTCCTTCTTCAGATGACCTATACAGTGTAAACCAGAAGCTTTACATTTTTTTATGAGCGTGCACTTTATTCATTTCAGTAATTTTAATATTATATAGTTAGAAACTGATTATTTGCGTACTGGAGCTATTTTGTTAAATAGTAATATGCAATACTCTCCAAAGCTGCATTAACATTTTTTATCTTTGCTGTTGTATAGAAACTCAAAACTCAGACACAGACAAGATACATTTAGATCAAGTTCTTTCTGGTTTGAGATTTACTGATTTCTTGCTGTTCTTTACCATCTCAAAGGTGTTTATGCCAAATGTTGTTGCAGGTTGAACTCCTTATACTGTCACACCACTTCTACATGTCGTCGTCTTGTCTTGACGGTGTGGATGTTCTGGTCACATTCGCGGCTAATAGAGTGGATTCATACGTTTTAGAGGGCGATTTTACTTGCTTAGCTCGTTTGATCACGGGAGTGAGCAATTTTCACTCCTTGAGCTTCATTCTTTCCATCCTTATAGAAAATGGGCAATTGGACTTGCTGCTTCAAAAGTATTCTTCCACTGACACAGCCACAGTGACACCTGCATCAGTTCGAGGGTTCAGGATAGCTGTTATTACATCACTCAAACATTTTAACCCTAATGACGACGAGGCTCTCTCTTTGGTATGTATCCCCCCCTCTCTTTCTCTTGCTCTCATTCAGTTCATCAGTTTGTTAACATTTTCCCCTGAGACAGGCAGTAGAAGTAGGTCCAAAAGCATGTTTAGCACGTTCTGTAAAATAATTTATCAACCAATAAACACTTCTGAGTATCTTGGTTACTTGCTTGTATGTGTTGATCTTTTTTGTGAAGATTTGATTGAAAACTCAATGTATGGAAAAATTGAAGCAAGCGCTTCAAGATCTATATAGCTTTACTGAAACATAAAATCTGTCGATTCATGTCATGCCATTTTCTCATTAGTTCGGAATGGAGATGTGCTGAGCACTAGTAGCTTGTTCCTTAATTGGCTCCTATCATGACAAGATGGGACTTCCTGCTGTTTCCTTTCGCCCCTCATGTAATCTATGTGTCTGACGCAGGTATACACACACTTCGATATGAAACATGAGGCTGCTTCTCTCCTGGAGTCACGAGCAGAGCAGTACATGAAAAGCTGGTTACGTCGGCAAGATAAGGAACGGCGGAATGACGAGCTCCTTAAGGCTATGCATGACCTTGTACAAACGGCTGAGGTTCTTTCAACAATTGACGCTGGCCAACGGACACATCGTGCTTGTGCTCGTGCTTCCCTACTATCTCTTCAGATTCGTATACCCGATCTTGTATGGATTGGTCTTACAGAAACCAATGCACGTCGGATTTTCGTGGATCAATCTAGGTTCCAGGAGGCCCTTATCGTTGCTGAAGCATACAGCATAAACCAGCCAATGGAATGGGCCCCTGTCTTTTGGAACCAGATGCCGAGACCTGACCTGATCGAGTTATTTGTGGCTGAATTTGTACTTGTTTTGCCCCTTCAGCCACCAATGCTCGTCGAGCTTGCAAGATTTTACCGTGCAGGGGTTGCAGCCAGGGGTGAGCAGCCGCACTTCTCCGCCTGGCTTTCGCCTGTAGGCTTGCCTGCTGAGTGGGTGAATCTCGGAAGATCATTCAGGAGCCTGCTGCGTAGAACGAGGGATATGAGGCTGAGGCTGCAGTTGGCAACCCTTGCGACGGGGTTCAGCGATGTCGTTGACGTCTGCAATGGAGTTCTGGACAAGGTCCCTGAGAAAGCTGGCCCACTAATTCTGAGGAAGGGCCACGGGGGTGCATACCTCCCTCTCATGTAAATCATCTTCATCCGATGCATCTACTTCCAGCCTGGTGGCGCTGTAAGGTGGATAAATTTGTATAGGATGAATGCACAGTCGTCCAGCAATCAGTtttctctcatttttctcttaATTCTCTGAACGTGGGTGAGAGCCATGATGCCATTGGGGCTTTCGGTTTGTATATAAAGCATTTTGAGTGTATAGGTTGGACACAGCCGATGGAAGTCAGTTTTGCAGCTCATCCGCCCAATATGTATTTCCCTGGAATGGATGGCGATCTTCCATGGACCCATGATGTATTTGTAAAAAGCGTGGCTGTTTTGGCATATCAAGCTTAGGCTCTACCCTAGAAATAATAAACAAAAAACAATTTTCACTATTGAAATAAGTACAATTACATTTCGTGTTCTGCTTGGTTTGATGTGGTGATAGTTTTGTGTATTTGAGTCGCTGTCCTGCAGTCATCAGATCATGGCATGCTTATGATGATAACGGACCATTCAACGGCTGGCGATTCTTGCTCTTTGAAGCGAGCAGCTGCATGTGCGAGGTCGTGGTGCAAGCTGTAGGAAATGATCCACTGTTTGATACCGACAACAGTTTTGTCTGCCTCCAACCAACCTCTCCACAGAATCACGGGTAGCATCTTTGCCATCTCCTTCGGCTGCTTGCCCGTTAAGGAGTTGGATGGATGGTCGCCGGTGGCCGGAGCCTCACTGAGGCGATGTCTCCGGCCGTTCGGCCGCGCTGGTCAGGCCTGCCGCCGCCTCGTCACCTGGCACAGCCGCAGGTCGCCCGAGCTGCGGCCACCATTTGCTTCAACCACCGATGTAATGTTACTCAAccctcttcatgcaccatgttttTAGACTTCAGACTTTCAGAGATGCAGAGCCAGTGGTAATTACTCGTTGATTTCTTGGCTTAGAGTATCTCTATGTTTAGACTTCAGAGATGCAGAGCCAGTGGTATCCTAGAGAAACATGCGCCTTGCGATGAATTACTGGTTGATTTCTTGGCTTAGAGTATCTCCGGTCGGCATCCACAAACCATGCGTTGGATCGACTGTTTGGGGATGCCGTCGCGTGTTGCTGTTTTTGAGACGTGTTTGTTCATGTTGcatttaaaaaataattaaaaaagaaagttaaattatCATTAAAATTTCTTATATATTACAAGGATTTGAATGAATTTGTTGATATTTAAATCTAAACTAGCCGTAGTATTGGAAGAAGTTGTAGTCACGGTCCTCGACGATGTCTTGCTTGCCTCACAGGTCGGTGGGCTCCCCACGCTGGGACAGCTTCGCCGTCGTTACACGTGAGGTTGACGAGCGGCTTGCTGGACTCGTGGATGGACAAGGCGATCATGTGATCGATGTTTCCCCGCCAGTCGTTGTCCATGACGGGCTAAAAGTTCCACCCGTGATGGATCATGTCACTCAAGATCTCCGCGCTGATCACCTTTGTACACAAGCAAATACTCAACCTTTTGCGCACGGGACAAGAAATTAAACAAGAAGAGTGCCAAATTATACCCCATCCTCGCCCATATTCACGTCAGACGAACTGCCGAACACGTGGCACCGATCGTGCCGTCGTTGTTGAACATGGAGCGAGGAAGCCCGGTACCGCCAGTCATGTGCCCACCGTCGCTAGTGGACCCATGACACATGTTGGGCGAGTCGGTGAAGTCGTTGTTGAGGTCCAACCCGAAGCCACGACGTCGTGGCGCGAACATCAGCGAGAAGCACATCAGCGACATCGACGGCGGTTTCGTGAAGAACAACGACAACAAGGGGGGAGCTCCTGCACCCGGTGATGGTGTAGTGCCCGCTCCCGGATTCGATTGCGTCCCACCAAGGCTGAGACACTTGCGCCTCTACCGCCTCCGTCGACGCTGTGACCTAGTTCACCTGGCCCACAATGTGACGCCTTTTGTTGTTCGCCGTCACGATGGCGTAGCGGGCACACTCGGCCGCCCACTCCTCCGATGTCATCATCGATGACTTCTTCAACGTGAGCTTGCGCGGCATCGCCGGTCCCCTCGCaggcatcttcttcttcgcaGGCATGTCTGAAAATGGCGCAGGGTGGGAGCTCGAGAGGAGGGCGAGAGAAATGAAGTGTCGAGCGGGAGGGGAAGAGAATTGGGGAATAGTTGTAGCTAGGGTTTGTAGGCTAGTGGCTACCAGGCGGGGCCATCGGACAAAATCCGACGTGGTGCAGGGTGCCGACGCGCCCGTTCAGTGACCCGTCCGAAGGGGCCAACACGAGGTTGTCGGCGCTTCTCTTAGGCTTTAAAACCAGCCGGCTACTTTTAAGACGCACCAGTGTGTTCCAAAAATTGCACTGTTATGGGTGCCAGTGAAGATGCTCTTGTAGATGTCTCCATCACTTTGCCCCCTAATTATCTTTACTACCACATCCTCTAAACACCCGAATGAAACTTTTACAGAAGAAATATACAAATTTTGGAGTATTTTATTCCCTATCATGTAGATCTTGTTTGTTCTTTTAGCATTGGAATCCATATGTATTCTTGTACTCTCCCTCCGTCCCATATAGGATGTCAtagatttatttaaatttgaatgtatctttaCACAAAATTAgtgtttatatatatatttaaatttagaaaaatataagACACCCTTTTATGAGATGGAGGTTTTGTTAGTTTTTTTTGCATGCAATAACATAGAAATTTTTGTTTTAGATTTAACCTCATGATTTTTCTGAtgttgtaataataataataataataataataataataataataatattaataacAACTATAGATTCTCCTAGGTTCATATGGTCTAATAAAcatatgaaccggtgcagcattgGTATGATATGCCATGTTGAATCatagaaaaacaagaaaaaaatataTCTAAAGGAATAGGTACCTAATATAAATGTCAatggaacaaaagaaaaaattcCTTAAGGTCGAGAATTATTTTTTCTACAGAGTATTAAATTTCATGAAAAGTAACCCATGATGAAAGTTTGGGTGCTCAAACCAACAACAACTCTATAGATTTTTTTCTTAGATGTAGAAGCCCCCAAAATTCTATAAAAcgcttttaaatcaaagacaccaTATCTTGCACTTTGCACCTTTTCCTATCTCCTATTGGGTTTCATATCTCCGTACGAAATACGAGTGTTTTATATAAAAAAAGTACTTTTGTGCCCTAACTAAAATAATTTATGCTTTTCCAATTCCTGTAAAATTAACGTGACATCCATTTTCACTCTTGTACTGTATATATTTCTACACTTCCAAAATCCACAAACCAAACGGATCTCGAAGTGAAACTTGCGTGTCACGCGTGACGTGTCCCACCTGAGACGTACAGCTAGCATCTTATCAACTGACGTGGCCTCTCTATTAACTTTTTTTCCCTAGAAGCTTCTCCTGCATCTGTTTTTTCCCCAACAATCCCGATTCCAAACCCAaatcccaaaccccaaacccatcATTCCCTCGCCCATCAAACAACTCTCGCCAACCGAACCCAACGACACCGGCTCACAGCTCACACCCCCTTGGAACCCGCAGATCGCCGCccaccgccgctccgccgccgccgcgggtccCCAATGGCCGCCGCCGGAGGCCACGAGTCCGCCGCGGGCCCGGCGCTGAACCGGAGCGCCAGCATCGACCGCATCCCGGCGGAGGCGCGCCGCATCCTgcaccgcctcgccggcgagctctGGGGCGCCGACGTCGACCCCGCCGCGCTCGCCGTGTCCCAGCTCAAGGGCGCCCTCACCAACGAGGTCTTCCGGGTCACCTGGCCCGGCGGCGAGGGCGACCCGCGCAAGGTGCTCGTGCGCATCTACGGCCAGGGCGTCGACGTCTTCTTCGACCGCGCCGACGAGGTGCGCACCTTCGAGTGCATGTCGCGACACGGCCAGGGGCCCCGCCTCCTCGGCCGCTTCCCCCAGGGCCGCGTCGAGGAGTTCATCAACGCCAGGGTATCGTCACCATCTCCCGTTTCGCAATGCCCCCCTGTCTGGTTGTTACTGACGCCATTTCTCCTCTTGATGTGGTTTCCTTCCTGGCTCTCTTGTTTGCGCAGACGCTGTCGGCCCCGGATCTGCGCGACCAGGAGATCTCCGCGCTGATTGCCAGGAAGCTGCGGGAGTTCCACGAGCTCGACATGCCTGGACCCAAGGACGTCTCGCTCTGGCAGAGGCTCAGGTACGAGGTTGCTGAATGATGATTCCTTCTGACTTATATGCTATGGCAGCAAATGTGCGTTGTGAACGGAGGTTAATTGCTCTGCTGTATCAATCAGGCGGTGGCTTGAGGAAGCTCGTAGCAGGTGCTCGGCTGAGGAGTGTAAGGAATTCCGGTTGGACTCGCTTGGCGGTGAGATCGCAGAGCTGGAGAAAGCACTGTCGGCGGCCGATCAGGGAGTAGTGTTTTGCCATAATGATCTGCAGTATGGGAACATTATGATATATGAAGAGACCAGACAAGTGACCTTAATTGTAAGTAGAGTTCTTTCTGATCTTGTTTATATAGATGGATACAGATGAGTATTATGTGGATTGTTACTGAAAGACAAACTAGTTAGCACCTTGTTGCACATACAGACAGTATTGGGGGGAAAATCTGAATCAGGGATGGTCGACTCGTAGTTACTGCTAGTGTAGCCTAGTGATTCTAGGGAGCAGGCACAATTCAGTAGTGTTTTGCCATAATGATCTGCAGTATGGGAACATTATGATATATGAAGAGACCAGACAAGTGACCCTAATTGTAAGTAGTTCTTTCCTATCTTCTTTATATAGATGGATACAGGTTCTGTTCTAAATATATGGATACAGATGAGTATATGTGGATCGTTACTGAAAGACAAACTAGTTATCACCTTGTTCCACAGACAGAAGGGTATTGgggaaaaaaaaatctgaattatGGATGGTCGACTCGTAGTTACTGCTAGTGCAGCATACTGATTCTAGGAGCAGGCTCATTTCTGTTGCCCCTTTTATTTGTTCTACCTGATTGCGATCTTGTTGATCTGTTTATCCTCCAGGACTATGAGTACGCCAGTTTTAACCCtgtcgccttcgacatcgctaatCACTTCTGTGAGATGGCTGCTGATTATCATACTGCTACCCCGCATGTGATGGACTTCACAAAATATCCTGGTTAGTTCTATTGACAACCAAATGTACAGAGTTATAACAATGCTACGTGTCTTGTGATTTCTTATTGTTGATTTCCCTGCATAATTTCAGACACGGATGAACAGCGGAGATTTATTCAGACTTACCTTAGTTCTCCAGGTAACTGGAATGTTCTTCAATTACAACACGTTCTGCTACATTGAAAATGTTACACCCTCCggttcaaattaattgactcaaatttttcTAGATACGCATGCATATAGACTAAAAGCTTAACTAGATACATACGATTCTAGAGGAagtggagtcaattaatatgaatcggatggAGTAATACTCTTTTGTAAGCTGA contains:
- the LOC124664836 gene encoding probable choline kinase 2, with translation MAAAGGHESAAGPALNRSASIDRIPAEARRILHRLAGELWGADVDPAALAVSQLKGALTNEVFRVTWPGGEGDPRKVLVRIYGQGVDVFFDRADEVRTFECMSRHGQGPRLLGRFPQGRVEEFINARTLSAPDLRDQEISALIARKLREFHELDMPGPKDVSLWQRLRRWLEEARSRCSAEECKEFRLDSLGGEIAELEKALSAADQGVVFCHNDLQYGNIMIYEETRQVTLIDYEYASFNPVAFDIANHFCEMAADYHTATPHVMDFTKYPDTDEQRRFIQTYLSSPGENPSDTEVETLLDSVAKYTLASQLFWGLWGIISGHVNKNIDFEYKEYARQRFNQYWQTKPRILLKACNPTC